In Agarivorans gilvus, one genomic interval encodes:
- a CDS encoding glycoside-pentoside-hexuronide (GPH):cation symporter — translation MSSTPLSVKEKVAYGLGDTGCNFVWQTVMLFLAYYYTDVYGLSPVHMGTMFLLVRFIDAITDPLMGAMIDRTRTKHGQYRPYILWLAIPFGIACMFTFYTPDLGSTGKIIYAYASYILLTLVYTAINVPYCAMANALTSDSKERVSLQSYRFALSTAGGLIVALVALPLVELIGQGNEQKGYLGAMAVMGGGAMLLFFYCFANTKEHHTSDLATTERRSVLEDLKLLWANTQWRVLFILNIVLLTGVVLKAASTMYYVNSVMGRADLATMLMVTTMLANIVGAMASGPLLSRFNKIKAYKILIGISGLLSALMFFISPSNIVLIFAAVIILSVIQMSTTPLLWSMMSDVVDYEKSRSGRSLSGMVFSTNLFAIKAGIAIGGAMVGWILAGAGYIGGAEVQSSHTLTWINLLYTFIPGVVFASLVFIMHFYRLDENHLKTTEPQLTEQQNFSSQTV, via the coding sequence ATGAGTAGTACTCCACTTTCGGTTAAAGAAAAGGTTGCCTACGGTTTAGGTGATACCGGTTGTAATTTTGTCTGGCAAACAGTCATGCTGTTTCTAGCCTATTACTATACCGACGTTTATGGGCTCTCTCCTGTACATATGGGAACGATGTTTTTATTGGTTCGTTTCATCGACGCGATTACCGATCCATTAATGGGTGCGATGATTGACCGTACTCGAACTAAACATGGGCAATATCGTCCTTATATTTTATGGCTAGCCATTCCCTTTGGCATTGCCTGTATGTTTACTTTTTATACTCCTGATTTAGGTAGCACCGGCAAGATTATTTATGCCTATGCCTCTTACATCTTGCTGACCTTGGTCTACACCGCGATTAACGTGCCTTACTGTGCTATGGCAAATGCCTTAACCAGTGATTCTAAAGAACGTGTTTCGTTACAGTCTTATCGTTTTGCCTTGAGCACCGCCGGTGGACTTATTGTTGCTTTGGTGGCTCTTCCATTAGTTGAACTTATTGGCCAAGGTAACGAGCAAAAAGGGTATCTTGGTGCCATGGCGGTAATGGGGGGCGGCGCTATGCTGTTATTCTTTTACTGCTTCGCCAATACCAAAGAACACCACACTAGTGACTTAGCCACCACAGAGCGTCGTTCTGTACTAGAAGACTTAAAATTATTGTGGGCCAATACCCAATGGCGGGTATTATTTATACTCAATATTGTGTTGCTAACAGGTGTGGTACTAAAAGCTGCGTCTACCATGTATTACGTTAATAGCGTGATGGGACGGGCGGATTTAGCCACTATGCTGATGGTCACTACCATGTTAGCTAACATTGTTGGCGCCATGGCCTCTGGCCCCTTATTAAGTCGTTTCAACAAAATCAAAGCCTACAAAATATTGATCGGTATCTCTGGTTTGTTATCTGCACTCATGTTCTTTATCTCGCCAAGCAATATTGTTTTAATATTTGCCGCGGTCATCATTTTGAGTGTGATACAAATGAGCACTACTCCGCTGTTGTGGAGCATGATGAGTGACGTGGTGGACTATGAAAAATCTCGCAGTGGTCGCTCGTTAAGTGGCATGGTGTTTTCAACCAACTTGTTTGCAATTAAAGCGGGTATCGCTATTGGCGGCGCGATGGTGGGTTGGATTTTAGCTGGCGCAGGTTATATCGGTGGAGCGGAAGTTCAATCAAGCCATACGCTCACTTGGATTAATTTACTCTATACCTTTATTCCTGGTGTGGTGTTTGCCTCGTTAGTTTTCATCATGCATTTTTACCGTTTAGATGAAAACCACCTAAAAACAACTGAGCCGCAACTAACAGAACAGCAAAACTTCAGTTCTCAAACAGTGTAG
- a CDS encoding tetratricopeptide repeat protein gives MQPTTPVIDITFENAQQALIEGSMSQPVVVHFWSPSSPQCEPLFTLLQHIHQQLNGSFTLARVNMDELAPLAQQLGVAQAPTVIVLKEGRPVDGFADIPAPEQVHEMISRHLPPPEEKLFAEAKQLLAEDQSAEALKVIREAHNLAPQRNDIILVLIKALLNNQQAAEAETLLNGLPLEEQQAEYHELKSQLELLQAAAESPEIKALEEQLAAGEDSPELRLNLAIQYSQAGRNQEALELLFALLQKDLEALDGQIKKNFLDMLATLNGDPLSSQYRRKYFSLLY, from the coding sequence ATGCAACCGACAACGCCAGTTATCGACATTACATTTGAAAACGCACAACAAGCCTTAATTGAAGGTTCAATGAGCCAACCGGTAGTGGTGCACTTTTGGTCGCCATCTAGCCCACAATGTGAACCCTTATTTACTTTGCTCCAGCATATTCATCAGCAACTTAACGGCAGTTTTACCCTTGCCCGAGTTAACATGGATGAATTGGCCCCGCTAGCCCAGCAACTCGGCGTAGCGCAGGCTCCCACCGTTATCGTGCTGAAAGAAGGTCGCCCTGTGGACGGTTTTGCTGATATTCCTGCACCAGAGCAAGTGCACGAAATGATCAGCCGCCACCTGCCGCCACCAGAAGAAAAACTATTTGCCGAAGCTAAACAGCTACTGGCAGAAGACCAATCGGCAGAAGCCTTAAAAGTGATCCGCGAAGCGCACAATTTGGCTCCTCAGCGTAACGACATCATTTTGGTGTTAATTAAAGCGCTGTTAAACAACCAACAAGCTGCAGAAGCCGAAACCCTGTTAAATGGCTTACCCTTAGAAGAGCAACAAGCTGAATACCACGAGTTAAAAAGTCAGTTAGAGTTATTGCAAGCCGCCGCCGAAAGCCCTGAGATTAAAGCCCTAGAAGAACAACTGGCCGCAGGTGAAGATAGTCCAGAACTACGCCTAAACTTGGCAATACAATATTCCCAGGCGGGGCGTAATCAAGAAGCACTTGAGCTACTGTTTGCCTTACTACAAAAAGACTTAGAAGCCTTAGACGGCCAAATTAAGAAAAACTTTTTAGATATGTTGGCCACCCTAAATGGTGACCCGCTGTCTTCTCAATACCGTCGTAAGTACTTCAGCTTACTTTACTAA
- a CDS encoding pseudouridine synthase gives MKYPCRIDKFISKALGLPRSEAKKVIKAKRVKINQSLVTNGQTPVQADDHVFLDQQALSAQQHVYYMLNKPQGYLSTEAEANHPSALSLLPNSPHQLHAAGRLDVDTTGLLLITSDGQWSHRVTSPRANKVKQYRVTLAEPIFEAELQQLRDGLMLRGEQKPTKAAEVEQLNERLIVLRISEGRYHQVKRMCAAVGNKVLALHREKIGEIELDGQLAAGEYRPLSLEEISYF, from the coding sequence ATGAAATACCCTTGTCGAATAGACAAATTCATTTCCAAGGCGCTAGGCCTTCCTCGTAGTGAAGCTAAAAAAGTCATTAAGGCTAAGCGAGTAAAAATAAACCAAAGCCTAGTAACAAATGGCCAAACGCCAGTTCAGGCTGACGATCATGTTTTTCTCGACCAACAGGCCCTTAGCGCTCAGCAGCATGTATATTACATGCTCAACAAACCTCAGGGCTATTTAAGCACAGAGGCCGAGGCCAACCACCCCAGCGCTTTATCGCTGTTACCTAATAGCCCACATCAATTGCATGCTGCTGGTCGTTTAGATGTGGACACCACTGGCTTATTGCTTATTACCAGCGACGGACAGTGGTCACATCGCGTAACCAGCCCCAGAGCCAATAAAGTGAAACAATACCGAGTGACACTGGCCGAGCCGATCTTTGAAGCAGAGCTACAACAATTACGTGATGGTCTGATGTTACGCGGTGAGCAGAAACCCACTAAAGCGGCCGAGGTTGAGCAACTCAACGAACGGTTAATTGTGCTTCGGATTAGCGAAGGTCGCTACCATCAAGTTAAACGAATGTGCGCCGCTGTAGGTAATAAAGTGCTGGCACTGCATCGCGAAAAAATTGGCGAGATTGAATTGGATGGCCAATTGGCCGCCGGAGAATATCGCCCATTAAGTCTGGAAGAGATCAGCTACTTTTAG
- a CDS encoding HlyU family transcriptional regulator yields MSIFSTIKKMFAVAPAEAKTYPEEQYQEFTITPAPQSANGQYRVAALITKTVNGEQKQHNFVRSDTCASADDAAELALHKCKTFIDQMGEQIFD; encoded by the coding sequence ATGAGTATATTTTCAACAATTAAGAAGATGTTTGCCGTTGCTCCCGCCGAAGCGAAAACTTACCCAGAAGAACAGTACCAAGAATTTACCATTACGCCCGCTCCACAATCGGCCAATGGCCAATATCGGGTAGCGGCCTTAATTACCAAAACAGTGAATGGAGAACAAAAACAGCACAATTTTGTTCGCTCCGATACCTGTGCCAGTGCCGACGACGCTGCAGAACTGGCACTGCACAAGTGCAAGACCTTTATCGACCAAATGGGCGAGCAAATCTTCGATTAA
- the rmuC gene encoding DNA recombination protein RmuC yields MNIEFILSQFNQLTASLSLSLVFLLLLVALLSKLKLNQAKKAQQVLSEQLAALEQSSAADKLALEQLTQQSQQQAISCAQLETELSHLQGVQQQFEEAQKLLQREQQRCALLQQKDLTLQDRINYLEQSEQRVNQQFELLANRIFAEKGEQLQQQSKQSIEAVLQPLKQQLDGFKQQVQQSYENEAKQRHSLKDQIVSLQKLNQQMSEDALRLTRALKGDNKQQGDWGELILEQILQSSGLREGYEYHTQVVGVNQHGKTIKPDVVVKLPDDKAVIVDSKVNLVAYERYYNSEDKEAQQAALKEHVRSLRQQIVGLAKKDYHSLYQLESLDYVLLFIPIEGAYLAAMEQDPALIPFAVEQNVLLVSPSSLMVALRTIQNLWRSEYQQQNAQVIAQRAGKLFDKFVAFTEDLRSHGQQLQRSTESYQSAMNKLSTGKGNLVRQAQQLKELQVASSKSLDAKLLADSQQHEDLLGNQDSSLSTAKSVSSQ; encoded by the coding sequence GTGAATATCGAGTTTATCCTGTCTCAATTTAATCAATTAACTGCCAGTCTTAGCCTTTCTCTAGTGTTTTTGCTGTTGCTGGTGGCCCTGCTTAGCAAGCTGAAACTCAATCAAGCCAAAAAAGCTCAGCAAGTACTTAGTGAACAGCTAGCAGCTCTAGAGCAAAGCTCGGCCGCAGACAAGCTTGCCCTAGAACAACTGACTCAACAAAGCCAGCAGCAAGCCATTAGCTGCGCGCAGTTAGAAACTGAATTAAGCCACCTGCAGGGCGTGCAGCAGCAATTTGAAGAGGCGCAAAAGCTACTACAGCGAGAACAACAGCGCTGCGCCTTGTTACAGCAAAAAGATCTCACATTGCAGGACAGAATCAACTATTTAGAACAATCCGAGCAGCGCGTTAATCAGCAATTTGAGTTATTAGCTAATCGCATCTTTGCTGAAAAAGGCGAGCAATTACAACAGCAAAGTAAGCAAAGTATTGAAGCGGTATTGCAACCTCTTAAACAGCAGTTAGATGGCTTTAAGCAGCAGGTGCAACAGAGCTATGAAAATGAAGCGAAGCAGCGCCACTCTTTAAAAGACCAAATCGTATCTTTACAAAAACTCAACCAACAAATGAGTGAAGATGCACTGCGCTTAACCCGTGCCTTAAAAGGCGATAATAAGCAGCAAGGGGATTGGGGCGAGCTGATTCTCGAACAGATCTTGCAATCTTCGGGTTTGCGCGAGGGTTATGAGTACCATACCCAAGTGGTAGGGGTTAACCAGCATGGCAAAACCATTAAACCTGATGTGGTGGTGAAACTACCCGATGATAAAGCTGTTATTGTTGATTCAAAAGTGAACTTGGTGGCTTATGAGCGTTACTACAACAGCGAAGATAAAGAAGCCCAGCAAGCTGCCCTAAAAGAACATGTTAGAAGCTTGCGCCAGCAAATTGTGGGTTTGGCAAAAAAGGACTATCACAGCCTCTATCAGTTAGAGTCCTTGGATTATGTGTTGTTGTTTATTCCCATCGAAGGCGCTTATTTAGCTGCGATGGAGCAAGATCCCGCCTTGATTCCCTTTGCAGTTGAGCAAAATGTATTACTGGTAAGCCCAAGTAGCTTGATGGTGGCGCTGCGCACCATTCAAAACCTATGGCGCAGTGAATACCAGCAACAAAATGCTCAAGTGATTGCCCAGCGGGCTGGTAAGTTGTTTGATAAGTTTGTGGCCTTTACTGAAGACTTACGCAGTCATGGCCAGCAGTTGCAGCGTTCAACTGAAAGCTACCAAAGCGCCATGAATAAACTCAGTACTGGCAAAGGCAATTTGGTACGCCAAGCGCAGCAGTTAAAAGAACTGCAAGTAGCCAGCAGTAAGTCTCTGGATGCTAAATTGTTAGCCGATAGTCAGCAGCACGAAGATTTGCTTGGAAACCAAGATAGCAGCTTAAGCACAGCCAAATCAGTATCAAGCCAGTGA
- a CDS encoding sensor domain-containing diguanylate cyclase: MCFILSMLVVHRYQTVKAQITEEVELSFSGFKTANRHLVTLLSQRLSLLTRSLGLLNYVNNESELTLVSLATEWQRISKDVNLEGDFYYIHRDGRVDLVLSHAADGYELNWGASVNPAVIDYLKSVNWRGEGEISSQVVEDASTGENLYIIFIPVFDKWSKLVGWMVNEYNQTAINNSVHFVGQQKLVERALVISSDGLIIEGDNSQATGEKLEHLVGKLSYSALGNYFSRGQFAKQHSPVSLSDGLLFSNVFKHDLEAPSFAFLFISYKDLAKDSKYWLVFIGGVGLIAIVACFVTAYLTEAIRREKAIVEELNALRDAAFEGEFSQVITDKQGIVLQVNRYLAQRSGLSVEEMIGHNIASFGELEPPFSTMIEHAQQHGSWLGEVSITDASGRVTIQQMTVTAVYWQDKIRSFVCSGIDISAQKSLEKKLQRLANTDPLTGAANRRHFEHLVHLEQSRSDRNGAPFSLLMFDVDHFKKLNDQHGHDVGDLCLIRLVEKVNQLKREIDILARWGGEEFILLLPETSVEQAVNLAERLRLGFEQDTVSPHFTCSFGLTESRKDVSFSRLYKQADEALYLAKERGRNRVELYVHATKSS; the protein is encoded by the coding sequence GTGTGCTTTATTCTTTCTATGTTAGTGGTTCATCGCTATCAAACCGTAAAAGCTCAAATCACCGAAGAAGTTGAGCTGTCTTTTAGCGGCTTTAAAACAGCTAACCGGCATCTTGTGACTTTATTGTCACAGCGTTTATCCTTGCTAACCCGCAGCCTTGGCTTATTAAACTACGTAAATAATGAAAGCGAGCTGACCTTGGTGAGCTTGGCAACAGAATGGCAGCGGATTTCCAAAGACGTCAATCTAGAAGGTGACTTTTACTATATCCACCGTGATGGGCGAGTAGATTTAGTATTAAGCCATGCCGCCGATGGTTATGAGCTAAATTGGGGCGCCTCAGTTAATCCTGCTGTTATCGATTATTTAAAAAGCGTTAATTGGCGTGGTGAAGGGGAAATTTCTAGCCAAGTGGTGGAAGACGCCTCCACAGGGGAAAACCTCTACATTATTTTCATTCCGGTGTTCGATAAGTGGTCCAAATTAGTAGGCTGGATGGTGAATGAATATAACCAAACTGCGATTAACAATAGCGTTCACTTTGTTGGCCAGCAAAAGCTGGTCGAACGAGCCCTGGTCATCAGTTCTGATGGCTTGATTATTGAAGGTGATAACAGTCAGGCTACGGGAGAAAAACTGGAACATTTAGTCGGTAAGCTTAGCTACTCTGCCTTAGGTAATTATTTTTCTAGAGGGCAATTCGCCAAACAGCATAGCCCAGTTAGCCTAAGTGACGGTTTGTTATTTTCTAATGTGTTTAAGCACGATCTAGAAGCGCCAAGTTTTGCCTTTCTATTTATCTCGTATAAGGATTTAGCTAAAGACAGCAAATACTGGTTGGTATTTATTGGCGGAGTGGGGCTAATAGCCATTGTTGCCTGTTTTGTTACCGCTTACTTAACTGAAGCGATCCGTCGAGAAAAGGCCATCGTTGAAGAGTTAAATGCGCTACGAGATGCCGCGTTTGAAGGCGAGTTCTCGCAGGTGATTACCGACAAGCAAGGCATTGTGTTACAGGTAAACCGGTATTTGGCTCAGCGCTCCGGCTTAAGCGTGGAGGAAATGATTGGCCATAACATTGCGTCTTTTGGTGAATTAGAGCCGCCTTTTAGCACCATGATAGAACATGCCCAGCAACATGGTAGTTGGTTGGGCGAAGTGTCGATTACCGATGCTAGCGGTAGAGTGACAATACAACAGATGACCGTCACGGCCGTATATTGGCAAGATAAAATTAGAAGCTTTGTTTGTTCGGGTATTGATATAAGTGCGCAGAAGTCTTTAGAGAAAAAATTACAGCGACTGGCGAATACCGATCCTCTTACTGGTGCGGCTAATCGTCGCCACTTTGAGCATCTAGTTCATTTAGAACAAAGCCGCAGTGACCGCAATGGGGCACCATTTTCCTTGTTGATGTTTGACGTTGACCACTTTAAAAAGCTCAACGACCAACATGGTCATGATGTGGGCGACTTGTGTTTGATCCGCTTGGTAGAAAAAGTCAATCAACTGAAGCGGGAAATCGACATTCTTGCGCGCTGGGGCGGAGAAGAATTTATTTTACTGTTACCGGAAACCTCAGTAGAACAAGCGGTTAACTTGGCCGAGCGACTGCGTTTAGGTTTTGAACAAGATACAGTTAGTCCACATTTCACCTGTAGTTTTGGCCTAACTGAAAGCCGTAAAGATGTCAGCTTCTCACGTTTATATAAGCAAGCTGACGAAGCTCTTTATCTGGCAAAAGAAAGAGGCCGTAATCGCGTAGAGCTGTACGTTCACGCCACTAAAAGTAGCTGA
- a CDS encoding response regulator: MEALSLADLTILLVEPSNMQRNIIRTRLHEAGIDNFVMAENCQQAVELAIKTAPDLVVSSMYFADGTATDLVQQLRANDLSRDIAFMLISSEACHHTLDAIKQAGVIAILPKPFEFTHLLGALQATISYIEPDQDLISEINVASKKILVVDDSLTARRHIARVLENIGVAQVLFAENGQQALNLLEQDEVDLVITDYNMPVMDGAALIEALRQHPRFSDIPALMVTSENNGAKLDGVRQSGVSALVDKPFDIDAVKQVLGRLFEQAA, encoded by the coding sequence ATGGAAGCATTGTCATTAGCGGATCTAACGATCTTATTGGTTGAACCATCAAATATGCAGCGAAATATTATTCGCACGCGTTTACACGAAGCCGGTATCGATAATTTTGTGATGGCAGAAAACTGCCAACAGGCCGTGGAATTGGCGATAAAAACCGCGCCCGATCTGGTTGTGAGCTCCATGTACTTTGCCGATGGCACCGCCACCGATTTAGTTCAACAGCTTCGAGCCAACGATTTAAGCCGTGATATCGCCTTTATGTTGATTTCTAGCGAAGCTTGCCATCATACCCTAGATGCCATTAAGCAGGCCGGCGTGATTGCCATCTTACCCAAGCCCTTTGAATTTACTCATTTGCTTGGTGCTTTGCAGGCCACCATTAGTTACATCGAACCCGATCAAGATTTAATCAGTGAGATTAATGTCGCCAGTAAAAAGATTTTGGTGGTGGACGATAGCCTAACGGCTCGCCGACATATTGCGCGGGTCTTGGAAAATATTGGCGTGGCCCAAGTGTTATTTGCTGAAAATGGCCAACAAGCTTTGAATTTATTAGAACAAGATGAAGTGGATTTGGTGATTACCGACTACAACATGCCGGTTATGGACGGGGCTGCCTTGATTGAGGCGCTACGACAACACCCTCGTTTTAGTGATATTCCGGCATTAATGGTTACATCAGAGAATAACGGTGCAAAATTAGATGGAGTAAGGCAGAGCGGTGTGTCTGCCTTGGTAGATAAGCCCTTTGATATTGATGCGGTTAAACAAGTACTGGGGCGCTTATTTGAGCAAGCCGCTTAA
- the malZ gene encoding maltodextrin glucosidase, whose product MSSFRFHPQSQVTRQQDEYLVTLYTARTHPYNKVFVRVEPDHEEWLIEMSAPSVEGNWLKWQQAIPVSPHCDHTLYCFKLLLDDSQVYLHAAGESPRLPQKHYHFKLNNQAQPPAWVKQQVFYQIFPERFANGKPELTPNAQNYAYHSDGRPIVQKQWGEAVAESHAGTGATEFYGGDLPGIEQKLGYLQNLGITGIYLNPIFNSPSNHKYDCSDYFSVDPQFGGDEALISLSKSMKQCGMKLMLDAVVNHTSNQHHWMDYYQQADDGAYHHQDSPYRDWYHFDNTGNYWTWKGIDTLPKLNFANTQVQQVIYGGDDAMLKHWLKEPFAIDAWRFDVIHMLGEHNSAQNNAHYVAEFRKAIKQTNPEAYMIGEHFAEATQWLQGEQEDGAMNYYGFNHPLVAFLAGVDVPRYVPIKLDAKDFAQWLAEARGSIPFANQLAQYNLLDSHDTPRFSYLVNENTQLVKIAATLLLTYIGVPSIYYGDEVGLSGAQDPDCRRCFPWDETQWNGELLSHYQQLIALRKQRKELQEGDLISLYEQGDIWVFSRWLSQQHSIVIVNRGPEQSLELDLSSLQTLCEYDEPLSKARHSATNGRLSLNLTAQSSLVLTSV is encoded by the coding sequence ATGTCATCATTTCGTTTTCACCCACAAAGCCAAGTTACTCGTCAACAAGACGAATATTTGGTCACCCTATACACCGCCCGCACTCATCCCTACAACAAAGTGTTTGTTCGAGTAGAACCTGATCATGAGGAGTGGTTGATTGAGATGTCTGCACCCAGCGTTGAGGGGAACTGGTTAAAATGGCAGCAAGCGATTCCGGTAAGCCCCCATTGCGACCACACACTTTACTGCTTTAAATTGCTACTAGACGACAGCCAAGTCTACTTACACGCAGCAGGCGAGTCTCCGCGCCTCCCGCAGAAGCATTATCACTTCAAATTGAATAACCAAGCCCAGCCACCGGCTTGGGTAAAACAGCAAGTTTTCTATCAAATTTTTCCCGAGCGTTTTGCCAATGGTAAACCAGAGCTTACCCCCAACGCGCAGAACTACGCCTATCACAGTGATGGACGGCCAATCGTCCAGAAACAATGGGGCGAAGCAGTGGCTGAATCTCATGCGGGCACCGGTGCAACTGAGTTCTACGGTGGTGATTTGCCGGGGATCGAGCAAAAACTCGGCTACCTACAAAACCTTGGTATTACCGGTATTTATTTAAACCCCATCTTTAATTCACCCAGTAATCATAAGTACGATTGCAGTGACTACTTTAGCGTAGACCCACAATTTGGTGGTGATGAAGCCCTGATTAGCTTGTCAAAAAGCATGAAGCAATGTGGCATGAAGCTAATGTTAGATGCGGTGGTTAACCATACCTCTAATCAGCACCATTGGATGGATTACTATCAGCAAGCCGACGATGGCGCTTACCATCATCAAGACTCGCCCTACCGAGATTGGTACCACTTCGATAACACTGGAAACTATTGGACGTGGAAAGGCATCGACACTCTACCCAAACTCAATTTTGCCAATACTCAAGTGCAACAAGTGATATATGGTGGCGACGATGCGATGTTAAAGCATTGGTTGAAAGAGCCCTTTGCCATTGATGCATGGCGCTTTGATGTGATCCATATGTTAGGCGAACACAATAGCGCACAAAACAATGCCCACTATGTTGCCGAATTTAGAAAAGCCATTAAGCAAACCAATCCTGAGGCTTATATGATTGGCGAGCACTTCGCCGAAGCCACTCAATGGTTACAGGGTGAACAAGAAGACGGCGCAATGAACTACTACGGTTTTAACCACCCGCTCGTCGCCTTCCTAGCTGGAGTAGACGTGCCCCGTTACGTACCCATTAAACTCGATGCTAAAGACTTTGCTCAATGGTTGGCTGAAGCCAGAGGTTCTATCCCCTTTGCCAACCAGCTAGCCCAATACAACTTGCTGGATAGCCACGATACACCGCGCTTTAGTTATCTGGTGAACGAAAATACCCAGTTGGTAAAAATTGCCGCCACCTTATTGCTCACTTATATCGGCGTACCGTCTATTTATTATGGGGATGAAGTCGGTTTAAGCGGCGCCCAAGACCCAGATTGCCGCCGCTGTTTCCCTTGGGATGAAACACAATGGAATGGCGAATTACTCAGTCATTACCAGCAGCTGATTGCGCTACGTAAACAACGTAAAGAGTTACAAGAAGGTGACTTAATCAGCTTATATGAACAGGGAGATATTTGGGTATTTAGCCGCTGGCTTAGCCAGCAGCACAGCATTGTTATCGTTAACCGTGGTCCTGAACAGTCGCTGGAGCTCGACCTCAGCAGCTTACAAACTCTATGTGAGTATGATGAGCCCCTGTCTAAGGCGCGTCACTCAGCCACAAACGGCCGCTTAAGCTTGAACTTAACGGCACAATCCTCATTAGTTCTAACCAGCGTTTAA